GGTCGGCGCGTCGAAGGGTTCGCCGGTCGGCCAGTAGGTCGCTTCGTAGCGGCCGGGACGGGCACCTGGATGGTGGCGTCGGCTCGTGAACCGGACGCGCCCGTCGCTCATCTCCAACGCGATCCGGGCGTAGTAGTACGGCAAGTGATGGAACAGGCGAGCACCGGTGACGCTGAGGAGCCCCTGTGCGTCGAGGCTGAAGAAGTAGACGCTCGGGACGCCATCACGCGTGACGTAGGTCCGGACGTTTATCTCCGGAAGTCGCACGCCGAGCGATCGCGGGGTCCCTTTCGGCCGGACGGCGACGTTTGTGAACGGGATCACCGAGAGCCACGCGCTCCCGTCGTGCGTATCCGCGCTCAGCGACGCGGGGAGATGGGCGTCCATCAGCACCGGGTCGACCGGCCAGTTCTCGAACAACAGGTGGCGCCAGCCCATCTCCAGTGGAACGACCATAGTGGGTAGTCAGGTGACCGACGGAAATTCCTCCCGGTGCGTTCGGCAGCAGCGCCGGAAGTCACTCCACAGGCGAGCGGGAGCGTTCGTAGAGGGTCCCTGCGAGGATGCCGAGCGG
This genomic window from Salinirubrum litoreum contains:
- a CDS encoding YqjF family protein; the encoded protein is MVVPLEMGWRHLLFENWPVDPVLMDAHLPASLSADTHDGSAWLSVIPFTNVAVRPKGTPRSLGVRLPEINVRTYVTRDGVPSVYFFSLDAQGLLSVTGARLFHHLPYYYARIALEMSDGRVRFTSRRHHPGARPGRYEATYWPTGEPFDAPTDPLAEFLVERYRFCTEAPDGTIRYTDVDHDTWALYPADATVETDTLLRADGFARPDTEPVYYYSPGLDVVASRSRRLREDTDDR